The Streptomyces sp. 840.1 genome contains a region encoding:
- a CDS encoding lysine 5,6-aminomutase subunit alpha — MSAPAPPVAGKLGLDPGTVARARALAARVGRPVVELARSHTTASVERATLRLAGLNGADAEGIPWVNRLVDAVADSVGLEHGVCLPVWDALRTGPYHDLTALAAHATARTVQFRVPEGEDAEQAARTAHSAVARGLAAIDTRRAERERLVGDLSDPPSPWLYLIVATGDIYEDIRQAQAAARGGADVIAVIRSTGQSLLDYVPQGATREGYAGTYATQENFRLMRAALDEVSAELGRYVRLTNYASGLCMPEIAALAGLERLDMMLNDSMYGILFRDINPVRTFVDQRFSRQLHARAGIVINTGEDNYLTTADAVDAAHTVTASQLLNEYFAKEAGLPDGQLGLGHAFEIDPDRPDSFRLELAHAMLARELFPDAPLKWMPPTRHMTGDVFRGYLLNGFFNLAGALTGQNILLVGMMTEAVVTPFLSDRDLALRNVRYVLGSAGSLAEDFRPAPGGFIANRAHQVLGEAVDLLENICDRGLLHAIGQGTFGGMRRPSDGGRGSDGVVARAPGYRNPAADLLEGNEGG; from the coding sequence GTGAGCGCCCCCGCGCCGCCCGTCGCAGGCAAACTGGGCCTCGATCCGGGCACCGTCGCCCGCGCCCGCGCGCTGGCCGCCCGGGTCGGCCGCCCCGTCGTCGAGCTCGCCCGCTCCCACACCACCGCCTCCGTGGAGCGCGCCACCCTGCGCCTGGCCGGACTCAACGGCGCCGACGCCGAGGGCATCCCCTGGGTGAACCGGCTCGTCGACGCCGTGGCCGACTCCGTCGGTCTGGAACACGGCGTCTGCCTGCCGGTCTGGGACGCCCTGCGCACCGGGCCGTACCACGACCTGACCGCCCTGGCGGCCCACGCCACCGCCCGTACCGTGCAGTTCCGCGTCCCCGAGGGCGAGGACGCCGAGCAGGCCGCCCGGACGGCCCACTCCGCGGTCGCCCGGGGCCTGGCCGCCATCGACACCCGGCGCGCCGAACGGGAGCGGCTGGTCGGCGACCTGAGTGACCCTCCCTCTCCCTGGCTCTATCTGATCGTGGCGACCGGCGACATCTACGAGGACATCCGGCAGGCGCAGGCGGCGGCGCGCGGCGGCGCCGATGTGATCGCGGTGATCCGCTCGACGGGTCAGTCGCTGCTGGACTACGTGCCGCAGGGCGCGACCCGCGAGGGCTACGCCGGCACGTACGCCACCCAGGAGAACTTCCGGCTGATGCGGGCCGCGCTCGACGAGGTGTCGGCCGAGCTCGGCCGCTACGTACGGCTCACGAACTACGCGTCCGGCCTGTGCATGCCGGAGATCGCCGCACTGGCCGGTCTCGAACGCCTCGACATGATGCTCAACGACTCGATGTACGGAATCCTCTTCCGCGACATCAACCCGGTGCGCACCTTCGTCGACCAGCGCTTCTCCCGGCAGCTGCACGCCCGTGCCGGCATCGTCATCAACACCGGCGAGGACAACTACCTCACGACCGCGGACGCCGTGGACGCCGCCCACACGGTGACGGCGAGTCAGCTCCTGAACGAGTACTTCGCCAAGGAGGCGGGGCTCCCGGACGGGCAGCTCGGTCTCGGTCACGCCTTCGAGATCGACCCGGACCGGCCGGACTCGTTCCGTCTGGAGCTGGCGCACGCGATGCTCGCCCGGGAGCTGTTCCCCGACGCACCGCTGAAGTGGATGCCGCCGACCCGGCACATGACCGGTGACGTCTTCCGCGGCTATCTCCTCAACGGCTTCTTCAACCTCGCGGGCGCGCTGACCGGACAGAACATCCTGCTGGTCGGAATGATGACCGAGGCCGTCGTGACACCGTTCCTGTCCGACCGCGACCTGGCGCTGCGCAACGTCCGCTACGTCCTTGGCTCGGCGGGTTCGCTCGCCGAGGACTTCCGCCCCGCGCCGGGCGGGTTCATCGCGAACCGCGCCCACCAGGTGCTCGGCGAGGCGGTGGACCTGCTGGAGAACATCTGCGACCGGGGGCTGCTGCACGCCATCGGGCAGGGCACGTTCGGCGGGATGCGGCGCCCCTCGGACGGCGGCCGGGGCTCCGACGGCGTCGTGGCGCGCGCGCCCGGCTACCGCAATCCGGCCGCCGATCTCCTGGAAGGAAACGAGGGCGGATGA
- a CDS encoding OAM dimerization domain-containing protein: MSTDPSNTASPYGDTRHGGVVRPYGDTTDDGMVQLSYTLPLPHGPLAEGAALQLARRMGMERPMVVHSKAVGGSDFSFFVVYGAVTHSVDLDRIVIAERGYPLLAAKDADAAVRDRLGRRLVVLGACIGTDAHTVGIDAILNIKGFAGEKGLEYYKQMRVLNLGAQVPVGDLVRRARSEGADAVLVSQAVTQRDAHLTNVRELSAELRAEFAEHERPLLVVGGPRFDPDAAATLGADRVFGRGTTPGDVASYLVHALAPAPSVTEAVLQDVR; the protein is encoded by the coding sequence ATGAGCACCGATCCCAGCAACACCGCTTCCCCGTACGGCGACACGCGGCACGGCGGCGTCGTCCGCCCGTACGGCGACACCACCGACGACGGCATGGTGCAGCTGTCCTACACCCTGCCGCTGCCGCACGGCCCGCTGGCCGAGGGCGCCGCGCTGCAACTGGCCCGCCGTATGGGCATGGAGCGCCCGATGGTCGTGCACAGCAAGGCGGTCGGCGGCAGCGACTTCAGCTTCTTCGTCGTGTACGGAGCCGTGACCCACTCCGTGGACCTCGACCGGATCGTGATCGCCGAGCGCGGCTACCCCCTGCTGGCAGCCAAGGACGCCGACGCGGCGGTACGCGACAGGCTCGGCCGCAGGCTCGTGGTCCTCGGGGCCTGCATCGGCACGGACGCACACACCGTGGGGATCGACGCGATCCTCAACATCAAGGGCTTCGCCGGCGAGAAGGGCCTGGAGTACTACAAGCAGATGCGGGTCCTGAACCTGGGCGCACAGGTCCCGGTCGGTGATCTGGTGCGCCGGGCCCGCTCCGAGGGTGCCGACGCCGTCCTCGTCTCACAGGCCGTCACCCAGCGGGACGCCCACCTCACCAACGTCCGGGAGCTCAGCGCCGAACTGCGCGCCGAATTCGCCGAGCACGAACGGCCCCTGCTGGTGGTCGGCGGTCCCCGCTTCGATCCGGATGCGGCGGCGACGCTGGGCGCGGACCGGGTCTTCGGCCGGGGCACCACGCCGGGTGACGTCGCCAGCTACCTGGTGCACGCCCTGGCACCGGCTCCCTCCGTGACCGAGGCCGTTCTGCAGGACGTCCGATGA
- a CDS encoding DUF5302 domain-containing protein, translating into MTDTPETNAAETEAAGTNAVETDVVETSAVETNAAETDAKRKFQEALERKSRNARSQQAHHEARLKINGASGLNRQHRNFRRKAG; encoded by the coding sequence ATGACTGATACGCCGGAAACCAACGCGGCCGAAACCGAAGCGGCCGGAACGAATGCCGTCGAAACCGACGTCGTCGAGACCAGCGCCGTCGAGACCAATGCCGCCGAGACCGACGCCAAGCGCAAGTTCCAGGAGGCTCTGGAGCGCAAGTCCCGCAACGCCAGGTCCCAGCAGGCGCATCACGAGGCGCGGCTGAAGATCAACGGCGCCAGTGGTCTCAACCGCCAGCACCGGAATTTCCGCCGCAAGGCCGGCTGA
- a CDS encoding amino acid adenylation domain-containing protein — protein sequence MTAASAGRIDTRFTAVAARNAARTAVSDAGGEVSYLELDWLADAVARRLEGRTGPGRLVALRAARTRYAPGAVLGILRSGAAYVPIDPGYPAARQEYLLRDSGCELVVSDSGLLDGEVPVAKAGPFVLAARTVSGADAAPGGRRVPDDTAYVIHTSGSTGAPKGCVVGHGQVLALLDAAVPLLGTGPDDVWTLFHSLSFDFSVWELWGPLLYGGRTVVVDRETATEPLEFARLLASRGVTVLNQVPSAFRNLTAEAIAEKVRLPALRRVVFGGEALIPADVRRWWAAGIAPDAELVNMYGITETTVHVTYCPLTPAVLEGAAPGRTPLGRPLPHLSVSLRDAGGRPVPAGEQGEMWVGGSGVGNGYMGRPELTAQRFVDPGDGSGRHYRSGDWAVADENGLLYYAGRQDGQVKLRGFRIELGEIESALRAVPGVSGAACLVTDSPHGDQSLTAYVVAEREAVPAGTVRGALAARLPAHMMPQRIRYLDRLPLTHNGKLDRAALAA from the coding sequence ATGACCGCCGCCTCCGCCGGCCGCATCGACACCCGGTTCACCGCGGTGGCCGCCCGCAACGCCGCCCGCACCGCCGTGTCCGACGCCGGGGGCGAGGTGAGTTACCTCGAACTGGACTGGCTGGCCGACGCCGTCGCGCGCCGCTTGGAGGGCCGCACCGGGCCCGGCCGGCTGGTCGCGCTGCGTGCCGCCCGGACCCGTTACGCCCCGGGAGCCGTCCTGGGCATTCTGCGTTCCGGCGCCGCGTACGTACCCATCGACCCCGGCTACCCGGCCGCCCGCCAGGAGTACCTCCTGCGGGACTCGGGGTGCGAACTGGTCGTCTCCGACAGCGGGCTGCTGGACGGGGAGGTCCCGGTCGCGAAGGCGGGCCCGTTCGTCCTGGCGGCCCGGACCGTGTCCGGGGCGGACGCAGCACCGGGCGGCCGCCGGGTGCCCGACGACACCGCCTACGTCATCCACACGTCCGGGTCCACCGGTGCCCCCAAGGGCTGCGTCGTCGGACACGGTCAGGTGCTGGCCCTGCTGGACGCGGCGGTACCACTGCTGGGCACGGGCCCGGACGACGTGTGGACGCTGTTCCACTCGCTCAGCTTCGACTTCAGTGTGTGGGAGCTGTGGGGCCCGCTGCTGTACGGCGGCCGCACGGTCGTCGTCGACCGTGAGACCGCCACGGAACCCCTGGAGTTCGCCCGTCTGCTCGCGAGCCGGGGCGTCACCGTCCTCAACCAGGTGCCCTCCGCCTTCCGCAACCTGACCGCCGAGGCCATCGCCGAGAAGGTACGGCTGCCCGCACTGCGCCGGGTCGTCTTCGGCGGCGAGGCTCTGATCCCCGCCGATGTGAGGCGCTGGTGGGCGGCCGGGATCGCCCCGGACGCCGAACTGGTCAACATGTACGGGATCACCGAGACCACGGTCCACGTCACGTACTGCCCGCTCACCCCTGCCGTTCTGGAGGGTGCGGCGCCAGGCCGTACGCCACTCGGGCGTCCGCTGCCGCACCTGTCGGTCTCGCTGCGCGACGCCGGGGGCCGGCCCGTCCCGGCCGGGGAGCAGGGCGAGATGTGGGTCGGCGGGAGCGGGGTCGGCAACGGCTACATGGGACGCCCGGAACTGACCGCTCAGCGCTTCGTCGACCCGGGCGACGGCTCCGGCCGGCACTACCGCAGCGGTGACTGGGCCGTGGCCGACGAGAACGGGCTGCTGTACTACGCGGGCCGTCAGGACGGCCAGGTCAAACTGCGCGGCTTCCGCATCGAACTGGGCGAGATCGAGTCGGCGCTGCGCGCGGTGCCGGGTGTCTCGGGCGCGGCCTGCCTGGTGACGGACAGCCCTCACGGGGACCAGTCCCTCACCGCGTACGTCGTGGCGGAACGCGAGGCCGTCCCGGCGGGCACGGTCCGCGGGGCGCTCGCAGCGCGGCTGCCGGCCCACATGATGCCGCAGCGGATCCGCTACCTGGACCGGCTGCCGCTGACGCACAACGGCAAGCTGGACCGGGCCGCGCTGGCCGCCTGA